CAGAAAATAACAATGACAGATTATAAGGCagaaacagttttctttttaatagtaATTGCATTAGTTGACTCCTGTAGTTACTAAGTtaaatgtcccccgctagtatagcgacaaggctacagatttacaacgccaaaatcaggggtttgactcccctcgatgaactcagcagatagccttatgtgactttgctataagaaaacagacacacacacacattaagttcatggccgggtggttaaagtactcgattcgtaatccgagggtcgcgtgtttgaatcttcgtcacaacaaacatgctcgccctttcagccatgggtgcgttataatgtttcggtcaattcttctattcgttggtaaaaaagtagctcaagagttggcggtgagtgttgacgactagctgccttccctctagccttacactgctaaattaaggacggctagggcagataacactggtgcagctttgcgcgaaatttaaaacaaaccaaatcagtcATTTTCTACTATcgagcatttattatttttgacgtGGTCTTTAAATAACTACGTTAATAGATGGTGCAACGtacttaaaaagataaataacaacaaaagttcTTATAACGTGACAATGAACGTCAAGAGAAGACAAATTGAGTAGATGTAGCTCTACAATACTTCCCCATTATCTCAGAAAGGTTCCTCGTTGGTTCTAGTTTCAGTAACAATTACAAGGAGctgatataatacaaaactaTGCATATATATAAGTAGCGATACTTTGAAGTTTCCGAAATAGTCAATTAACTTTGTGAAGTGCACACGCAAAGTACACCCCTATCAAAGTCGGCGAGTGTGTTAAAATGCCCAAACGAGTTTTGAAGTCATTGTATTCACGGAAATCGAAAATAGCCCAAAGAATGGCGGAAAGAAGATCACAAGAAACGGAAAAAGAAACTGCTGCAAGACGAGCTAAAGATAGGGAAAGGATAGCTAGAAGAAGAGCACAAGAGACACCTGAAGAAACTTCCGCCAGACAGAGTCGGGATAGGGAAAGGATAGCAAGAAGAAGAACACAAGAGAAAGCTGAAGAAACTGCTGCAAGACAGAGACAAGAGAGGGAAAGGATAGCTAAAAGAAGAGCACGAGAAACAGCTGATGAAACTGCTGCAAGACAAACTCGAAATAGGGAAATGATAGCAAGAAGAAGAGCACAAGAAACAGTTGGGGAAAAAGCTGCAAGGCAGGCTCGAGATAGGGAAAGGATAGCTAGAAGAAGAGCGAGAGACAGCTGATGAAACTGCTGCAACACAAAAAGAAAATCGTAGAAGAATGACAAAAAGAAGAATGAAAGAATTGGTTGCAGAAATTGctgctagaagaaaacaaaacagggAATATCAAGTTCAAAGAGGGGCTGCAGTAGCTGAATGGGAATCTAGAGTGAATTTCACGGCAACTTTTGATTATGATTCAAATCATGATTGTGGATCAATGTCTGCATATGATGTTGGAAGAAGATCTGTAGAATGTGATTTGTGCAGGGCAAAAAGGTGTCCAAATGAAATACCAGGACTGTGTTGTGATAAAGGTAAAGTTAAATTGGATCCAATAAGAGAACCACCACTACCTTACAATGCACTCCTTCATGGAAATGCTCAAGAGTCCAGAAACTTCTGTACCaacattagaaaatataataGTGCTTTCCAAATTACCTCTTTTGGAGCTAGAACCATCATTACAAAGCCAGGATACCAAACTCTTGGTGAGGTAACAGTGAATCCTTTATTAATATcttatgtaataaataagttttgAGAAGGTtaggatttttgtgttatttattgtagCATTCACTCACCCACATAACCAGAACAAAGAATATTGATCtgaacttgtagtaaatattctATATTCAGATATCACTGCTTATTGTATGGGTGGCTCAGATATAAAGCTTTAAAGTAGATGGTTTGTGCACTAATTTAAACATGCAGAAACACAATCATATTAAGACATCACTTAATGTACGTGACTGGCAGTTTAATACttcttatgtttataataatcaGAATTTGCAACAGTTTGCATGAAAAACCTGGTATTGTATGGGTGGCTCAGATATAAAGCTTTAAAGTAGATAGTTTGTGCACTAATTTAAACATGCAGAAACACAATCATATTAAGACATCACTTAATGTACGTGACTGGCAGTTTAATACttcttatgtttataataatcaGAATTTGCAACAGTTTGCATGAAAAACCTGgtatagtgttgtttttattattagtagtattaatTCTGATGTTTTAGACTGTGTAGTAAATAATCaacagaaaggtaaaataataaagtcCACAAACATATCACGTGGTTGACTCATGGATGAGCAGTTGATGAATATGGGAATGTTGATGCTTTTCATATGTTCATTTAATTATACAAGTGGCATTTGTGGAGTTGCTTCTATACTGATTGCAGTGTTAAAGATAAATGAGCAAACTTCAATAAGTGATTTCTTTCTACTTGGTCTCACTTTTTTCATacatgtattttgttgttgtagacCTTGaatcaaaatgtatctcagaatggctagtatgggtattaagactttttatttctgaagatgacctaggaaggttgaaatgttgttttttgcttttcaataaaagtgttaatacccataacagctgttctgagataaattttatttcaagtgggtttctcgtcatcaagaagacCTTGAATCAGTACCATGTTTAAAAATGGTGTTGTAAATAAGGCCATGATTCTGTTCTAAAGTTGAATATGCAAAAATTTGTAATGATGTATTCAAGACAACTGGTGTTTTATGAAATTGAGTATTTTTCATAGCACTGCATAACATCGTCATTTGACAGTTATTAACGGTTTTGGAAATCATTACAAAGGACAATATTGGCATCTAATGTATCACACAGTTTTTTGTGATCAAGCGTCCATTTTAATAGAAGGAAATACAGTAGTgagatgaatttttattttcattatacttcTCTTTATGTGACATTTTCTAGGAAGAGTACAATTAGTGCAGGAAAAAAATAAGGACTCTGAAATTATTCTTGGGGGACAAGTAGTCATTCCAAAACTTTCCCTCTCTGTTCATACTTttcttatattataaaataacttggtGTATTTCTATTGCTTATATTCTTACAAATATTGTTACTATAGTGTACAATGAAAGTTATCAAGTAACCAGTAAAGGAAAAGCTTTGAAGATTTAGATATTATAATACAATCTTCTGTTTTTTACAGTAAATCACCAGTATTTATAGAATACATGTTAAAATGGGAGAgagttttaaagttaatatttttatcattatctgGTATTTGTGAAGAATATAATTAGAAATGAACTTGAGATCATTTTTAGGCCTTGCTTCCATATTTTAATGTGAGAACCATCTTtagataatttgaatttttagtaTGTTGGCTGTAAcatgtgataaatattaaaagatgtGATATTAAGCTTTGAACGTTTAATACTAATCTTGAAATGATGAGTAACAGTCATGTCAAATGTGTTATTTGTCAAACACAAAATTTTATTCAAGTGACttttaccacttgaaataaacacatttgtttttgTGAGTTATGAAAAGTATCAAAAATAAGGGTTTTCAAGGTGTAAGAGATAAGCTTAAttcaatatatgtaaataaagaaatttgaAGAGTGAGCAATGTTCCATTCTTATAGGCCCTAATCCTTCATATCTGACACTACATATTCTTAAATGTAAAGTATTAGGAAGTTTAGATCGTGCTAGAAtgttctttaatataatataatgtgtagatataaatatttactagATCTTAAATATCATTAGTCAAAGTATAAGTTGTAGTTTTTATGTTTGCTTTGAATTATCATTTAGAAATGTGAGTTGGGTCTGCTGAATTCCATACAGATCTTTATGTACCTGATATATTTGAAGATAAAGTTAGATTATAGATACATCCATTAGAGGGTTAAAATTCTATTTACTAATCATTATATACACAAGGTACTTAAAGATCAAGCTATAAAATGTCTGAAACATTTTTGCTaaagtattaaatgtataaacaaataacatgttTTAGATCTGCTAGTAATGGAAAACATAGtgataataaaactttgaatgacTTTATGTTAACTCTCTTTGagaaagtttaaagtaaaaattatttgtttttaggcTTCAGTTGAGTGTGAAAAGAATATCAGTGATGCAGTAATggaggttttagaaataaaaatggaaCCATTTTATGATGAAGAACAACAAAATGTTCTATTGAATCTGGAACtaacagaaaatgaagaaaaaactatAGCACCATCTAGtggtaagtaaatattttataatctctCATATTCTTACTGACTGTTCTTATCACTGTAccttatgttgttgttgtttttaaatatagcaGCATTCTACATTCTTCTTGGTtgattaaaaagtttatttcatgTTGAATAAAGCCACCAACTCttgatacaaaaatgtttaacagtAATAAAATCACTGTAGTAGCAGTAGGGTCAAAAAGGTTTTAACCATATGGTTAACTTgtcataattttgttattaaaatgatgTTAAACTCTGGTGATTGGCAATatagataaaacattaaacaagatGTTATTCTTATGATAACTATTGGTGCAGAATGTTGATGCTAGTTACTTCTgttcaacaatatataaatttagatgataatgaaacagtcaaaagtgaaaaaagaaaacaaagacaatgtaaaataattgtgTAAAGGATTCAATGTACTTTATAAAGATTTCTGTCACTGCTGTGATTAATATTAGACTTGTCTGTAGTCATCATTTTGTGACCTTAATCACAAATGGTGAAACTTTGAGcatctaatttattttgttttgaatttcacacaaagcatCCAGACTCTACCTTCAGATTGTTCATCGGGTTGGGTTTATGAATTATCACTTTCCCTTTTGGCTTTGTGCTAGCCTTGCacatttgtacaaataatgtGTACTCTAGCTTCACACTGGTTTCTTTTCACCCCATCTCAACAGGTCAATTTTAATTGTTGGTTGGTGAAGCAGGAGAAGTCTCATCTTACACCCTTTTTAGAATTCGATTCATTTGGTTGTGATATTCAGTTCTCCTCTCATCAAATCTCAGCCTTTTTGAGTTTGTTTGAGGGAGTGATTGGTCTCCATTTCTGTTTTTATGTGGGTAGTTCTCTCTCTTTTTCAGATATGAGCTTTTATAGAATCCTTTAATTTCTTGGTCCATACTTATATGCATATTTTTGCAGTGGACTCTGCATGATCAATGGAACTTCTCACATGAAATTTTGTCTTTTCCTGTCCTTCTTCCAGCCAAACCAATTTTTACCTTTGGCTTGACAGaattaatactaaaaaaatatgTTCCTTTTCCTTCTTTTTGTCTGGATCTTCATTTTTTTACAGATGCTTCTTTGAAAGGTTGGGGTGCTTGTGTCAACTTTTGAGACAAATTATGAAgttcattataatttaattttacattatctaTGATTGTATTCCTTTACTTCAAAAGagaactataacaataaataaaacattagttttgtttttaacctttGTGGTTAAAAGTAGCTTTTGTTTCTTCTGTTTAAGCTATACTGGTCTCTAATGTATATGTATGTCTTGTAAAGAAAGTTTACATGTTTCATATTGCATTAACAGGTTTCAAAGAAACAAGCCATAAATAATCTTTTCTCTAATAAAAGCCACACCAAATTCTAAAATCGAAAGAGGGTTGCTAAGCAACAGTTTAAACTTTTCACCTGTGATAAGTGACATTCTGTATGTATTCCTTTTCATCTCTTCTACACTCAATATTCcaattgtgtttttcttcctaaAATGTCTGTGGTATGGTTGGGTTACAGTGCATTTTCACCAATATCATTCTGCCCTCTTtctcaactttattttcatatgGATTCTGAGATAGTCGTAAGTTCTAAGTTTTGCAACTctacaatcaggggtttgattcccctcagtaaACATAGTAGATAGTGTAATTGggttttggtataagaaaacacccatTTATATTCTGATCACCTTCTTGTGCAGACCATTTTTTGTGCTGTACTTGTTCCTTTCATGGTTCCTTATCTCTTACTGGATAGCTTCATCATTTCATCCATTTGGCATATTCTCCCATCAAGTTCATCACCCTACACACTTTCTGGTTTCTCATTTCCACTGTCTGTTGGAGGAAGTTGTTCAGGCTGGCATGTTGAAAAGCCTCATACTTATGTTGCACACTTTCTGGTTCCTCATTTCCACTGTCTGTTGGAGGAAGTTGTTCAGGCTGGCATGTTGAAAAGCCTCATACTTATGTTGCACACTTTCTGGTTCCTCATTTCCACTGTCTGTTGGAGGAAGTTGTTCAGGCTGGCATGTTGAAAAGCCTCATACTTATGTTGCACACTTTCTCCATAACATGGTTGTTTCTTCTTCATTGACCTTTATACTACCTCCAGTTACTATTCTCCACACCCCTTACTGTCTCTGATTGGGTAAATGGCAGCTAGGTAACACCTGCCTAATCTTCATTCCCAGTTTAAAATTTAGTGCTggcatgttttataaaacaaggGTTTCATGGTCTTTTACAGTGTCTTGTGTTGATGTGCCATATTTGGATTCCTCAGCACATTTTTACCTTTAATTGTTCTTCAACTGAAGCATGGGAAGGTGTAACATGGATGTTACCTCCCTAATGTGACCAGTTTCATTTAGTATGTCTTCATTCAGTTGCATTTTGGATTCTAAATTCCCATACTGCCTCACTGGCATTTTGATAAAGATGGTTGAGACCCTCTTGCAACTGCAGCACGAGTGTCAAATTCTCAGACTGAAGCTGACCCACCATGTATGGTCTGATGCACCCAAAACACACTacacatcaataaatttcatttGCCTGATGGAGGTTTTGAAACTGTGCTTGTATTATTCATGCATGCTAGTGATACGTGCTTTACTTACAGATGAAAACAATACTCTTTATACAGACGAGGTGTGTGGTTTCCCACAGATGTGTGTCTGTGTTATTCCATGGTATAGATGTCACACTTTGTGGGTATACTTTGAGTGTTTCTTGGAAGAGTCTCATCTGGGTACAACTTTTTCACTGACCTCTCCACCACTTTAACATGGGAGTCTAGCTATCATATTGAAACTTACCATTTTCTAATACTGAAGATGTATTTTGATAGATATCTCTTCTCACACTTTGCACTCTTCCTCCCCATTTCTGTGCAACTTTTGTTGCCTAATCTTGAAGTGATGAAAAAACAATCAGTATAGAGGGAGCCAGCTGCTCAAGGAAGGTGTGTCATACTTGTCTTtgtggagggttgtcacatgcTTGTTTGCATGCAACAATGCAGTAATATCACATGGAAATGTGAGATTAGGTGGGAGCCTCAAGGCTAGTGCAAACAAAGAAAGTCTGCATATAGAGGACAACAGTGAATAGGAAAGCTATCTATAGGAAATACACTGAAATTTTGGAAAGGGTTTTCAAGGAAAACCTACTAGGATCATACCTGGGATGGATAGGTTTAGATCTCAGAACTTATTTCCTCTTGAAAAAAATGAGAGTCAGAGGGcatctgattgagatgtttaagatctTAAAGGAAATTGATAGTGTTTGTACATCATCTATTTCCATATTTAGTGGTAAGAGTGGTAGGACTAAATTTTATTGGTGTAAGAATCATAAAGacagatttatttttcaaacacgATGGTTGGCCTTTGGCATAAGATGCTTCTGGATGTGACAGATACAATTAATTTAGGGGGGGGGGGGTTAaggaaaagtttaaaaatatttaaataataaaagctgGTCATGAGATTTTCAATGCTACATTAAGTAAATAGGTAGATGAAAAGATCCCTTGTTGCCCTTTATGTTATGATGCTGAATTAGTCAATAAGTgactgtaaaatgtaaaaacaatatgaaaactgTGTGAAGACCCACATAAACACATCTATTTTGAAGAAAGCTATGAGTTGTAGAGTTTCATCTTCATCTCGCTAGTCAAAATGCTGTTCCACCTTTCTCGCACATTTTCGTTTAAACTACATTTGCCCACTCTATTTTTCTGACAGAATTTCTGGGCATAATTAAACTCATTTATGAAGTTAGTTAGAGCTTGAGTAGTTCTGCCAAGTAGAGTAAATGTTTTGTAAAGATAATTGTTGTTGATTATAGCAGTTGTGATGCAGCATTTAAAGTTCTCAAAATCTCTGTTTGGAGCACATAACACGAAACAAAATAAACCAGATTAATACTATTAGTTTATTTAAAGCTGAAGCCTTGTTgcatttattagtatttttactCTGAAGAATTATCTTTGAACCttctttatatttacattttgaaatctGAGGGTAATACATGATTCATACTGGAATGCCACAAGGGAGGGCAAagtttttgaaacattatgtTGTTGTTAAGCTctgaaataaaagtgaataaatataacataacatagaTATGATGTGAGGAAGATGTAGAGTTTTTCAATCACATCATAGGGATGTTTTGTTTCTGGTATTCATTTGACAGAATTGTTCAGACCAAGATTTAAGTTACAAGAGGTATTGATTAGATTATTATTAACAGGCACTCTTTAGTGGTAACATTTCCCAATTTCAATTTTTAGAGGTAAGTTTTGAAAAAATGTACTTTAACTATTTGATACAAAtgcgtatttgttttaaaacacatttgtgtggtttgttttattgtactgaaaaaaaaaactattgggTCAAATAGTTCTGAACTTCAGAATTATATTCTACAGATTATGTGGCTTCTACAAGTAATGCATTTGTATATGTGATACTTGTATGAAGTGGTatgtttgaaatttcaaaaatatttcattgtgttatattttatgaaacgATAAAAATTAcctattttgttgttgattttaattactgagttttatatcttACATTCTTTTAAAACTGTccaataaagtaaattatatttttttgttaatcaaaaacaaaacatgtagtGTAAATGAGTTGATAATGAGagatgtacaataaaaataactttgttattacACTAAATTTATTATCATGCCTgttgtttaaaatcattaaattagtgtttttttaaaatatatgataagtTGTAtgtatgtttcatgtttttatatgttcatatacaaatggaaaaaatatttcaaagaaataaaagtataggAATAGGTGCACCAAAAACATCAGGAAACAAGATAGGAATATAGATGATGTAATAAAACTTGTACAACCTCATAAAGGAGTGTATCCAACATTTGGTCTATGGTTGTCTTGTTTATTCTTTCTGTTCTGTATACAACAAATCAGGTGAACAAAACTATGTAAGAAGTTTCATCACAATAACAAACATCGGTTGAGAAACAGTGATtgactgaaagtaaaaaaaaattacttgtatttaagttacataaacttattatcactgttttgttCAAAATTGTTGTAACTTCTGAGGGGCTGTGAATACCATAATATGCCTAAGAAATTCATGAATTATTATGGTTTTGTTGGAAGCTTGCTAAAACCAGTCCcaaatcaaaattgtaaattatttaaatcgttaagtataaaattaaataaaccattttaatgaattaaattcaactgtgaaattttgtttttatgtgtggaAAAAAGTGTAAGTTGattttcaatagttttttttaattcaatgttGCAGTTTTTGCTCTGAAGGTTGACTGTAACATCCAGGTGTGAAAGAGTTAACTTGGGTAAAAATCACTTTATTTGTACTCTGGTACATTTGATAGTaaggttttttattataatattacaatttgtAAATCATCACTGTGTGTTCTGTTGAAGATAGATATGTTATTAATACCTTTAGCAACTGTGGAAGCTTTGTCCTTATGTGATAGAGGTTCACATGCTGTCTGTGGGTCTGTTGTAGCAGAAGGTGGACAAGAAAATAACTGTAGTGAAGTAACAGGAAAGACTGAGGTAACTTGTAGAATAAAAACTTTACAGTTTTCTGTTTTGGGGAAAGCATATGCATTTATCAATTGTTGAcataatgtgtgttttcattattgtagattaataataatattctaaaactaaATTTCCTGTGTTGATTTTAATCTTGTGTATTTGATTTATTGAAATACCAAACTCATATGAAAATCCCTTTCCCTCTATCTAACTTTACTGAGTTGATggatatattttaagaaacagaAAGAGCAGATTTTTTCTATACAAGGGTCATTACAACAAAGGTATTAACACCcataaaacaacagttttgtgtagttttttaatgtgaaaattttGATAATCCAATGAAAGTTGTCACCTGTAGTGAacatgttgtttattatatatgaacaatttaatgttcatttaatttaatttaatgtaatttaatgcTTTTGATGGGGGATAAATTTTTCCTGTGGTCCAAAGTTCAATCAGTAACCCCATGAGGTTAAAAGAAAACACTTGTTAACAGCTTAACTGTCAAAActgttaatgtaaataacttgaaTATCTGGAATACAATATATGCTCAAAGACGTCCCccactggaacagcggtaagtgttctgacttacaatgctaaaattaggggttcgattcccctcagtggacataggagatagcctgatgtgattttgctgtaagaaaacacacacactcaaagaAGACAGAAAAAGATATTGctctttttatttcacattttacaacctttcatttcattatatatcaatgattttatacaattaatattagGACAGAGAACATGAGAGATAAAGCACAAAgttttactgataaaaaatattaatattcattttaaatattctggaggctttatttatgaaatgtaagaaatgtataatgacaaaaatattttaattcatgacATGTAAGCCACACATCACTTATATTGACTCAGTAACAGACTAGTAAATCcacatttaaaactttaataaaaacaacactatgaaacaaaattttaatttttcttgtttctgggcagaaagtgttatttcccaattgtgtATGCCTAaactaaatggaaaagacctatttttatcttcaaacttagcttttgtgacctgggtaatgaaattttcaaatttacccattttctagaacattccaggtggattcagtgctgagtagctgatagagaattttctcgaacttataagaattttcaggtgcttaccacttcagtttagttctagctgcctaagtgaacacatagacctatctgattttatcagagatagcatcaagaagctgcaagcattcttcagatgcattctgctatgtatgtggccaatttatcaagacaagagcaaaaaaatactctgtaacagcatctgctaaaatgtgtgaagcctacaagacatatttcagccTGCCTGTTAGGGATCAAGACAAAACCCTGGGCACCtgattttacctgcaagcacttcAGAAAAACTCTAGAAGGGAAGACAGAcagtttttgcttgcttgaatagtaagcttttatattgtacaaattttagaccttttaaaattcaaatattttctaaatttccaatagtatagaaaaaatatcacatataaaatattttgcatgaacctcttacacattagttgtggatgaaataagtttattctttataataacaattttattttgctcttttgcaggatggtacagaggggaaaagagagccatgtaGTTcgttattccaagaatttggtgtgaacccactgaccactcaagcaattgctacttctgcatggtggacccttccaaacgtcgggctggcaagaatgcatctgctatcatgtatccgggccttccatcatccattgccccagtacccactctgccagagagaaagcaaccATCCTCAGAAGAGGAGGTAGGCATTAAAGATCCAGATtataatttcagaggtgcagccaGTGAGAAAAACCCATACTAcaccaaccaaagagacctcaattacttgatcagagatcttggtctaacaaagtcgaattctgagcttttgacatcttagccaaggagtgggatttgtaagatgaaagtgtgcaagctGCAAGTCAGAGGAAGGCATCaccaacatttttcaagcttcttcacttgtcaagatgggctctgcttctgccacaaagTATCTTATCTGCACAAGGCAATTTGAATTGCCTGTAACCTGAAGAGTagtgcctcttcattgatagctcatgcAGAAGCCTCAAAACTGTGCTGCTtcataacaggaataagtatctgtctcttttcctggctcattcggtgcacctcaaagaggaatacaatagTGTCAAGACCTAACTAGAAGCCTTTAAGTATGATGAGTatagctgggaggttatcggagacttcaaaatggtggcattcctgatgggtcttcaaggaggctctaacaagtttccctgttatttttgtgtctgggacagcagggacactgcagcacgctacaacaggaagcactggccacaacagaccgagttctctgtgggaaggAACAacgtcaagtgtgagccactagtggacctccaaacgatgttgttcccaccattgcacataaaattgggtcttatgaaacagtttgtcacagctctt
This genomic window from Tachypleus tridentatus isolate NWPU-2018 chromosome 10, ASM421037v1, whole genome shotgun sequence contains:
- the LOC143230978 gene encoding uncharacterized protein LOC143230978 isoform X3, with amino-acid sequence MTKRRMKELVAEIAARRKQNREYQVQRGAAVAEWESRVNFTATFDYDSNHDCGSMSAYDVGRRSVECDLCRAKRCPNEIPGLCCDKGKVKLDPIREPPLPYNALLHGNAQESRNFCTNIRKYNSAFQITSFGARTIITKPGYQTLGEASVECEKNISDAVMEVLEIKMEPFYDEEQQNVLLNLELTENEEKTIAPSSATVEALSLCDRGSHAVCGSVVAEGGQENNCSEVTGKTEASGECEMNVSDAVMEVLEIKMEPFYDEEQQNALLNLELTENEEKTITPSSATVEALSLCDRGSHAVCGSVVAEGGQENNCGEVTGKTENMFVKVKTEPPELHEDEAVLGFSESNSDDLGRSIDVFGVVKEN
- the LOC143230981 gene encoding uncharacterized protein LOC143230981 gives rise to the protein MVAFLMGLQGGSNKFPCYFCVWDSRDTAARYNRKHWPQQTEFSVGRNNVKCEPLVDLQTMLFPPLHIKLGLMKQFVTALDKESAAFKYLQDFFPKQVSSSDHK
- the LOC143230978 gene encoding uncharacterized protein LOC143230978 isoform X1, coding for MTKRRMKELVAEIAARRKQNREYQVQRGAAVAEWESRVNFTATFDYDSNHDCGSMSAYDVGRRSVECDLCRAKRCPNEIPGLCCDKGKVKLDPIREPPLPYNALLHGNAQESRNFCTNIRKYNSAFQITSFGARTIITKPGYQTLGEASVECEKNISDAVMEVLEIKMEPFYDEEQQNVLLNLELTENEEKTIAPSSATVEALSLCDRGSHAVCGSVVAEGGQENNCSEVTGKTEASGECEMNVSDAVMEVLEIKMEPFYDEEQQNALLNLELTENEEKTITPSSATVEALSLCDRGSHAVCGSVVAEGGQENNCGEVTGKTEASGECEMNVSDAVMEVLEIKMEPFYDEEQQNALLNLELTENEEKTITPSSATVEALSLCDRGSHAVCGSVVAKGGQENNCSEVTGKTENTLVKVKTEPPDLQEDEAVLGYSENNNDYIGISKDEVLGMGKEN
- the LOC143230980 gene encoding uncharacterized protein LOC143230980 translates to MPKRVLKSLYSRKSKIAQRMAERRSQETEKETAARRAKDRERIARRRAQETPEETSARQSRDRERIARRRTQEKAEETAARQRQERERIAKRRARETADETAARQTRNREMIARRRAQETVGEKAARQARDRERIARRRARDS